A section of the Veillonella criceti genome encodes:
- a CDS encoding LarC family nickel insertion protein, translated as MSKYLYGLCTSGISGNMMIGALLDYGVPFAYLQEALQPLGLSDFEYLCESDEKLGVKGTYFDVKLLNHTKPRWFNPLTWHSHKGRRNYPEIKALIESAPLSPWVKEKALAAFLNLGKAEAKVHETTLEKVHFHEVGAIDCIIDIVGTMCCLEYLGVTGIIFSPLHVGQGKVRCDHGLMDIPTPATAALLEGYPTYVTPVKGELVTPTGATLVKTLTVNTVMPTAKTVDPTSESNSYDLASETMMQETVMAMMEQADTATKKGIGLGSMDLPIPNVFTLFEM; from the coding sequence ATGAGTAAGTATTTGTATGGTCTTTGTACTTCTGGCATAAGTGGCAATATGATGATTGGGGCTCTTTTAGATTATGGGGTACCCTTTGCCTATTTACAGGAAGCTCTACAACCACTAGGACTTAGTGATTTTGAGTATCTTTGTGAGTCTGATGAAAAATTGGGCGTAAAAGGTACATATTTTGATGTAAAGCTACTTAATCATACGAAGCCTCGTTGGTTTAATCCGTTGACTTGGCATAGCCATAAAGGTCGTCGCAATTATCCTGAAATTAAAGCGCTGATTGAAAGCGCACCATTAAGTCCTTGGGTAAAGGAAAAGGCATTAGCCGCTTTTTTGAATTTAGGTAAGGCTGAAGCTAAGGTGCATGAAACGACTCTTGAAAAAGTACATTTCCACGAAGTGGGGGCCATTGATTGTATCATAGATATCGTAGGGACTATGTGTTGTTTAGAATATTTAGGGGTAACTGGTATCATTTTTTCACCGCTCCATGTAGGACAGGGCAAGGTACGGTGTGATCATGGCTTAATGGATATACCCACACCGGCTACGGCAGCGTTACTTGAAGGCTATCCTACCTATGTAACACCTGTTAAAGGTGAACTAGTTACACCGACAGGTGCTACTTTGGTTAAGACTTTGACAGTAAATACAGTTATGCCTACGGCTAAAACAGTTGATCCTACATCTGAAAGTAATTCCTACGATTTAGCATCTGAAACGATGATGCAAGAAACGGTTATGGCCATGATGGAACAAGCCGATACGGCTACTAAAAAGGGGATAGGCCTTGGGTCGATGGATTTACCAATTCCTAATGTGTTTACGCTGTTTGAAATGTAA
- the trmB gene encoding tRNA (guanosine(46)-N7)-methyltransferase TrmB has protein sequence MRLRRKPWIDEAIHEYDSHVILENHEAHKGAWRELFVDPTKPLYFELGTGKGRFIAGMAETYPEANFVGFEVQLGVLYYAAQKVFERGLPNAKVTLFDIAGIEEVVEHGEVDRFYINFCDPWPKARHAKRRLTYRTFLERYARLLKPQGEIHFKTDNEGLFLFSLEEFKECGWTLKNVTYDLHSTDMPNVMTEYEEKFSKKGQPIFRLEAIKPEEA, from the coding sequence ATGCGATTACGTAGAAAACCTTGGATTGATGAGGCGATTCACGAGTATGATTCACATGTGATTTTGGAGAACCATGAGGCTCACAAAGGGGCGTGGCGTGAATTATTCGTAGACCCTACGAAACCGTTATATTTTGAATTAGGTACTGGTAAGGGCCGTTTTATTGCGGGGATGGCTGAAACATATCCAGAAGCTAATTTTGTGGGCTTTGAAGTACAATTGGGTGTGCTTTATTATGCCGCTCAGAAAGTGTTTGAACGTGGTTTACCGAATGCCAAAGTAACGCTCTTTGATATTGCAGGTATTGAAGAGGTAGTGGAGCATGGGGAAGTAGACCGTTTTTATATTAACTTCTGTGATCCATGGCCAAAGGCACGGCATGCGAAACGCCGATTAACTTACCGTACATTTTTAGAGCGGTATGCACGGTTGTTGAAGCCACAGGGGGAAATTCATTTTAAAACGGATAATGAAGGTTTATTCTTATTTTCCTTAGAAGAATTTAAAGAATGTGGCTGGACGTTAAAAAATGTAACGTATGATTTACATAGTACGGATATGCCCAATGTAATGACTGAATATGAAGAAAAATTTAGTAAAAAAGGACAGCCGATTTTCCGCCTAGAAGCAATCAAACCTGAGGAGGCGTAA
- a CDS encoding YadA-like family protein: MDKKSRALLVATLATTSILYTGGGLLAADLTADQQAVYDAVVAKFGEQITNQDKQITELQGWTRDLYTKSSAMPTSGTGDGIALGVDSVAKWKSAIAIGNRANASEEEYANIAIGTLAQALGGSTIAIGAGAESITNGAVAIGTNVKLTDENDNVASNSIGIGHSVYSNGVRSILIGSDIGKVDDPNSNNYMVGIGYNVNPSYDSVAIGNFASTSPTGVAIGAGAHTLHDNGVAIGFTSFAGGPNSVALGHNSYAFTDGVANTSYLSGETFSADNGIVAIGNNFELNLGNNVAPINHRRITGLAGGADDYDAVNVKQLKALSTAVDARIANKISTSSGVEYVDINSKVEGNKDNSGASGTDSIAIGPDASASAANTVALGSNVKASIDNAIVIGSNITDGKGIVIGVSSSTTSNHSVAIGVEANASGNARNTAVGWKSIATGNYSVAYGQNSNALGESAVALGTSVTANGNAGIAIGNKAVSNTETKKEGSIAIGDRAHAESDSGVAIGTRSIGSGDRSIALGFFSEASGVNSASLGANSLASGLRSVAMGASAKAKADRAIALGSSARAEAEQSIALGSFSMADRASGSYGYVPNGTVFTSEADIITYLGKVDEYNALTAQAIDKQKEMLEKKAVSDANPDDKTLYNAAVKARDELYAIVDERNKLSAAYKSGLGAVSVGTAYATRQITNVAAGTEDTDAVNVAQFKALNTKVEKVAEGPSGYVHVNTTGQDLDPVARNFGLFNDPAGAGAPDSIAIGPDVTVSKGALSGVAIGHLTNVANEDGISIGHGTNSIGDRSVALGFNSIAGATDAVVIGPRSSASGLNSLAVGNNNKSTAAYSYTFGQENETTGQVALAMGYGNKAKGLQSIAIGVVSETGASADSALAIGTAARAFGYSSMAIGSASTISGNHSVGLGYLSTIERSGINGTALGRNTYIGAVRDSDPEVGIPNNSIEIVESDTNPEEGKEQMNSVAVGHGAKSFGYQALSIGSGAETYDTNTIAIGVAAKAKDHYATAIGKQAYAEGKHAMALGHWTRTTGENSVAIGTYSIIRSLDGTTDVNRSATLGSYSRAASDNSVALGNNSLAYISDDVSTEAYLSKEAFNKAQGIVSVGNAKYSIGDYTVEANRRRITNVAGGADEYDAVNVKQLDALNTALTTKINQVSNTITNEVEYVSINSKLDGNKNSKGAVGEDSIAIGPNASASAANIVALGSNVAAGTDNAIVIGSNITDGKGIVIGVSSVATSDLSVAIGKNTVAGDSNQADVAIGNYAKARGLSVAIGDGANAFDINDSTSDASGLSVAIGSKATATGQGGVAVGNLASATFQSNAMGSEAKATGRGSVSIGDTSKAIAAGAIALGNRAKAEDTFSMALGTYAEAPTSGSIAIGGETKANGGWSLAVGRGTEANGEMTTALGYKTMANGYRSIAIGPWANTEEGRFGTAIGYNAKTKGTNTIALGGYTEAFNDKAMALGYASEGNVESGVALGAYSVVDRESGAFGYTVDGVTFSKAEDIAKYLGKDDEYKIADDDFKAKLAVYREKSAALEVDKENEQLQAEVKTAYAETSKSYDARNAIISSYLSGLGAVSVGTAADTRQITNVAAGTEDTDAVNVAQLKALREAGLNFKGDATDVLHRGISEQLNIVGGATVSDLTDNNIGIVASGTDTLTVKLAKNIKLADGSVAFSEVGTDADGNLLVKGKDGNWYTDLTDAVYDEQSKSYTKDNAAVNPVEKPVVGTVKLSSTGLDNGNQRITNVAEGTADTDAVNYGQLLDELGKVKTSVGGNHTELKVDGTSAVKDKYVGEGSLTLGLTEVNGKKVYDLKLNNDVTIGSPGKEGKPGEPGEDAEAGSITIIGEKGKDGADGTPGKNAVAEITVKEGTPGVDGKDGETITRIVYETGEKGADGKPIVTEVATLNDGMKFAGDDFKDGTNRYVAKKLNERLDIKGGAAADSLTDNNIGVVADVDSKDNKIIGLRVKLAKNLALNDGSVAFTETAKDADGNALVKGKDGNWYTDLTDAVYDEQSKSYTKDNAAVNPVEKPVVGTVKLSSTGLDNGNQRITNVAEGTADTDAVNYGQLLDELGKVKTSVGGNHTELKVDGTSAVKDEYVGEGSLTLGLTEVNGKKVYDLKLNNDVTIGSPGKEGKPGEPGEDAEAGSITIIGEKGKDGADGTPGKNAVAEITVKEGTPGVDGKDGETITRIVYETGEKGADGKPIVTEVATLNDGMKFAGDDFKDGTNRYVAKKLNERLDIKGGAAADSLTDNNIGVVADVDSKDNKIIGLRVKLAKNLALNDGSVAFTETAKDADGNALVKGRDGNWYADLTDAVYDEQSKSYTKDNAAVNPVEKPVVGAVKLSSTGLDNGNQRITNVAEGTADTDAVNYGQLLDELGKVKTSVGGNHTELKVDGTSAVKDKYVGEGSLTLGLTEVNGKKVYDLKLNNDVTIGNPGKEGKPGEPGEDAEKGTITIIGEKGKDGADGTPGKNAVAEITVKEGTPGVDGKDGETITRIVYETGEKGADGKPIVTEVATLNDGMKFAGDDFKDGTNRYVAKKLNERLDIKGGAATDSLTDNNIGVVADVDSKDNKIIGLRVKLAKNINLPDDGSVRIGGTTDEKGTLTGGIYIGKQTPMPKVGDKDVPDKAVEGRYITGLTNIDWNPEAGIVENRAATEKQLQTAISNISSQVGEAGVWKLQVNGAGERSIKKNEIINFKDGEKIKVTQSGNDITIGVDPAFVKEVTDNTSNITTLNTRVTKVEGKVTNLEEKVNNITDNGIVTKVEGDAVTGVKVTPVDEADATKGVKVSLDEKITIGGIVIDGTKPKDGEIANSTITGLTNTKWDGKTFESGRAATEDQLHAVDGKITNIIDNITEIAGATTIKEGDGNIIAPKTDGKNEYTLSLNKDLKVGNSITVGDTVKITNTGIISNVEAVELEENGNYAATTGQVFEVRETLSEQISGVANVVQNNSHQISRLDTKINKSGAGLAALAALHPLDYDPDNKWNFTAGVGTYHGSSSVALGAFYRPNENTMFSVGGTLGNGEDMMNFGVSMKFGESNPYAGMSKGRLIEYVEQQTTEIDDLKAQNESQNERIKKLEELVQSLMISK; the protein is encoded by the coding sequence ATGGACAAAAAATCAAGAGCACTTTTAGTAGCCACATTAGCTACAACCTCTATTTTATATACTGGAGGGGGACTTTTGGCTGCTGACTTAACAGCGGATCAACAAGCGGTGTATGATGCGGTGGTGGCGAAGTTTGGAGAGCAGATTACAAATCAAGATAAGCAAATCACAGAGTTACAAGGTTGGACAAGAGATTTATATACTAAGAGCAGTGCTATGCCAACATCAGGAACAGGAGATGGTATTGCGTTAGGTGTTGATTCGGTAGCAAAGTGGAAATCAGCTATTGCTATTGGTAATAGGGCTAATGCTAGTGAGGAAGAGTATGCGAATATTGCTATAGGTACTTTAGCTCAGGCACTTGGAGGGTCAACTATTGCTATTGGTGCGGGTGCTGAATCTATAACTAATGGTGCTGTAGCTATTGGTACCAATGTAAAATTGACAGATGAAAATGATAACGTTGCTAGTAATTCTATTGGGATTGGGCATAGTGTATACAGTAATGGTGTGCGTTCTATTTTGATTGGTAGTGATATTGGTAAAGTAGATGACCCTAATTCAAACAATTATATGGTAGGTATTGGATATAATGTAAATCCAAGTTATGACTCGGTTGCTATTGGTAATTTTGCAAGTACTAGCCCTACTGGTGTAGCCATTGGTGCTGGTGCACATACTTTGCATGATAATGGCGTAGCTATTGGTTTTACTAGTTTTGCTGGAGGGCCTAATTCAGTAGCCTTAGGTCATAATTCCTATGCATTTACTGATGGTGTAGCTAATACATCGTATTTAAGTGGCGAAACATTCTCTGCTGATAATGGTATTGTTGCAATAGGTAATAATTTTGAACTAAATTTAGGGAATAATGTTGCACCAATTAACCATCGTCGTATCACTGGATTAGCCGGTGGTGCCGATGATTATGATGCAGTTAATGTTAAACAGTTAAAAGCTTTGAGTACAGCTGTAGATGCGCGTATTGCTAATAAAATAAGTACCAGTAGTGGTGTTGAGTATGTAGATATAAATTCGAAAGTGGAAGGTAATAAAGATAACTCAGGCGCTAGTGGTACTGATTCTATTGCAATTGGTCCTGATGCAAGTGCTAGTGCAGCTAATACAGTAGCTTTAGGTTCTAATGTAAAAGCAAGTATTGACAATGCGATTGTAATTGGTAGTAATATTACTGATGGTAAAGGTATTGTTATTGGTGTAAGTTCTTCTACAACATCTAATCATAGTGTTGCTATCGGTGTTGAGGCAAATGCATCTGGTAATGCACGAAATACAGCAGTAGGTTGGAAATCTATAGCTACCGGTAATTATAGTGTAGCTTATGGTCAAAATAGTAATGCTTTAGGAGAATCCGCAGTTGCCTTAGGCACAAGTGTAACAGCTAATGGTAATGCTGGTATTGCTATTGGTAATAAGGCAGTAAGTAATACGGAGACTAAAAAGGAAGGCTCTATTGCTATTGGTGATAGGGCTCACGCTGAAAGCGATTCAGGTGTCGCTATTGGTACGAGATCAATTGGTTCTGGTGATAGAAGTATAGCCCTAGGCTTTTTTTCTGAAGCTAGTGGTGTAAATTCAGCTTCATTAGGTGCGAATTCGTTGGCTTCTGGACTTCGTAGTGTAGCTATGGGGGCAAGCGCAAAGGCAAAAGCGGATCGTGCTATTGCTTTAGGTTCAAGTGCACGGGCTGAGGCTGAACAGTCTATTGCACTAGGCTCATTTTCAATGGCTGATAGAGCAAGCGGAAGTTATGGCTATGTACCAAATGGAACTGTTTTTACAAGTGAAGCAGATATTATAACTTATTTAGGTAAGGTTGATGAATATAATGCATTAACAGCACAAGCAATAGATAAGCAAAAAGAGATGTTGGAGAAAAAAGCTGTCTCAGATGCTAATCCAGATGATAAGACTTTGTATAATGCGGCAGTAAAAGCAAGAGATGAACTTTATGCTATTGTAGATGAGAGAAATAAATTAAGTGCTGCGTATAAATCTGGGTTAGGCGCTGTTTCGGTAGGTACTGCATATGCAACTCGTCAAATCACAAATGTAGCTGCCGGTACAGAAGATACTGATGCAGTTAACGTGGCGCAGTTTAAGGCTCTTAATACTAAAGTTGAAAAAGTAGCGGAAGGTCCCAGTGGTTATGTCCATGTGAACACTACTGGTCAGGATTTAGACCCTGTAGCAAGAAACTTTGGATTGTTCAATGACCCTGCCGGAGCAGGTGCACCTGATTCTATTGCAATAGGGCCAGACGTTACCGTATCTAAAGGTGCGTTGAGTGGTGTAGCTATAGGGCATCTTACTAATGTAGCGAATGAAGATGGAATTTCTATTGGTCATGGAACCAATAGTATAGGAGACCGCTCGGTTGCATTAGGGTTTAACTCTATAGCGGGAGCTACTGATGCTGTGGTTATTGGACCAAGATCTAGTGCTAGTGGATTGAATAGCTTAGCTGTAGGAAATAATAATAAATCGACAGCTGCATATAGTTATACCTTTGGTCAAGAAAATGAAACTACAGGACAAGTTGCACTTGCTATGGGATACGGTAATAAGGCTAAAGGCTTACAATCTATCGCCATTGGTGTAGTAAGTGAGACAGGTGCATCAGCTGATAGTGCTTTGGCTATAGGTACTGCAGCTAGAGCGTTCGGTTATAGCTCAATGGCCATAGGTAGTGCTAGTACAATTAGTGGAAATCACTCAGTTGGTTTAGGCTATCTTTCAACTATAGAGCGTTCGGGAATTAATGGTACTGCTTTAGGTCGTAATACTTATATTGGAGCGGTACGAGATAGTGATCCAGAAGTTGGTATACCTAATAATAGCATTGAAATAGTTGAGTCTGATACAAATCCTGAAGAAGGCAAGGAGCAAATGAATTCTGTTGCTGTAGGTCATGGCGCAAAATCATTTGGGTACCAAGCACTCTCTATTGGTTCAGGAGCCGAGACCTACGATACAAATACCATTGCTATTGGGGTAGCAGCTAAGGCAAAAGACCATTATGCAACAGCTATTGGTAAACAAGCATATGCAGAGGGCAAGCATGCTATGGCATTAGGTCATTGGACACGAACAACAGGTGAGAACTCTGTAGCAATTGGTACATATTCGATTATTCGCTCATTAGATGGAACAACAGATGTAAATCGCTCGGCTACATTGGGTAGCTACTCACGAGCTGCTTCAGATAATTCAGTAGCACTGGGGAATAACTCGTTAGCGTATATTTCTGATGATGTGAGTACAGAAGCTTATTTATCAAAAGAAGCATTTAATAAAGCGCAGGGCATAGTTTCTGTGGGGAATGCTAAATATAGTATTGGCGATTACACAGTAGAAGCTAATCGTCGCCGCATAACTAATGTTGCTGGTGGTGCTGATGAGTATGATGCAGTCAATGTTAAACAATTAGACGCGTTGAATACTGCGTTGACAACTAAAATAAATCAAGTTTCTAATACTATTACCAATGAAGTTGAATATGTATCTATCAACTCTAAATTAGATGGTAATAAAAACAGTAAAGGTGCTGTTGGAGAAGATTCTATTGCTATAGGTCCTAATGCAAGTGCTAGTGCAGCTAATATAGTAGCGTTAGGTTCTAATGTAGCAGCTGGTACTGACAATGCAATTGTAATTGGTAGTAATATTACTGATGGCAAAGGGATTGTAATTGGTGTAAGCTCTGTGGCAACATCAGACCTTAGTGTGGCTATTGGTAAAAATACAGTAGCCGGCGATTCTAATCAAGCAGATGTAGCTATTGGTAATTATGCTAAAGCAAGAGGTCTTAGTGTAGCTATTGGTGATGGAGCAAATGCGTTTGATATTAATGATTCAACTAGTGATGCAAGTGGTCTTTCTGTTGCTATAGGATCTAAAGCAACCGCTACGGGTCAAGGTGGTGTAGCGGTAGGTAATTTAGCATCAGCGACTTTCCAATCAAATGCGATGGGGTCAGAAGCAAAGGCTACAGGTCGTGGTTCTGTTTCTATTGGTGATACATCAAAGGCAATAGCAGCAGGCGCAATAGCTCTTGGTAATCGAGCAAAAGCTGAAGATACTTTCAGTATGGCTTTAGGGACGTATGCAGAAGCACCAACAAGTGGAAGTATTGCTATTGGTGGTGAAACTAAAGCTAATGGTGGGTGGTCTTTAGCAGTAGGTAGAGGCACAGAAGCTAATGGTGAAATGACAACAGCATTAGGTTATAAAACAATGGCCAATGGGTATCGTTCTATTGCTATTGGCCCTTGGGCAAATACAGAAGAAGGTCGGTTTGGTACAGCTATAGGCTATAATGCAAAAACTAAAGGGACAAATACTATTGCTTTAGGTGGTTATACAGAAGCTTTTAATGATAAAGCAATGGCCTTGGGCTATGCTTCTGAAGGGAATGTTGAAAGTGGCGTTGCCTTAGGGGCTTATTCCGTTGTAGATAGAGAGTCAGGGGCCTTTGGGTATACAGTGGATGGCGTTACTTTTAGTAAAGCAGAAGATATAGCTAAGTATCTAGGTAAGGATGACGAATATAAGATAGCGGATGACGATTTTAAAGCTAAATTAGCAGTATATCGTGAAAAAAGTGCAGCCCTAGAAGTTGATAAAGAAAATGAACAACTACAAGCCGAGGTTAAAACAGCTTATGCTGAAACTTCAAAGAGCTATGATGCTAGAAATGCTATTATTTCATCGTATCTATCAGGCTTAGGTGCAGTATCAGTAGGTACTGCAGCGGATACTCGCCAAATTACAAATGTAGCAGCTGGTACAGAAGATACTGATGCGGTTAACGTAGCACAATTAAAAGCATTACGTGAAGCAGGTCTTAATTTTAAAGGTGATGCAACTGATGTATTACATAGAGGTATTAGTGAACAATTAAACATTGTTGGTGGTGCAACTGTTTCAGACCTGACTGATAATAATATTGGTATAGTAGCTTCTGGCACGGATACACTTACTGTTAAATTAGCTAAGAACATTAAACTGGCTGACGGTAGTGTAGCTTTCTCTGAAGTAGGAACTGACGCTGATGGCAATTTATTAGTAAAAGGCAAAGATGGAAACTGGTACACAGATTTAACAGATGCTGTATACGATGAGCAATCCAAGTCGTATACAAAAGATAATGCAGCTGTAAATCCAGTAGAAAAACCAGTAGTAGGCACGGTAAAACTATCCTCTACAGGCTTAGATAATGGTAACCAACGGATTACTAATGTAGCTGAAGGTACAGCAGATACTGATGCAGTTAACTATGGTCAGTTACTGGACGAGCTTGGTAAGGTGAAGACATCTGTTGGCGGTAATCATACAGAGCTTAAAGTTGATGGTACGTCCGCTGTTAAGGATAAGTATGTTGGTGAAGGTAGTTTAACACTTGGTTTAACTGAAGTTAATGGCAAGAAGGTATATGATCTTAAGCTTAATAATGACGTGACTATTGGTAGCCCAGGTAAAGAAGGCAAACCAGGCGAACCAGGCGAGGATGCTGAAGCAGGTAGTATTACAATTATTGGTGAAAAAGGCAAAGATGGTGCTGATGGTACACCAGGTAAGAATGCTGTTGCTGAGATTACTGTAAAAGAAGGCACACCAGGCGTTGATGGTAAAGATGGTGAAACTATCACACGTATCGTATATGAAACGGGCGAAAAAGGTGCCGATGGAAAGCCAATTGTTACCGAAGTAGCTACGCTCAATGACGGTATGAAGTTTGCTGGTGATGACTTTAAAGATGGCACTAACCGATATGTAGCTAAGAAACTTAATGAACGGCTAGATATTAAAGGTGGTGCAGCAGCAGATTCCTTAACTGATAATAACATTGGTGTAGTAGCTGATGTAGATTCTAAGGATAACAAGATTATAGGCTTACGCGTTAAACTGGCTAAGAATTTAGCTCTAAATGATGGCAGTGTAGCTTTTACAGAAACTGCAAAAGATGCTGATGGTAATGCCTTAGTAAAAGGCAAAGATGGAAACTGGTACACAGATTTAACAGATGCTGTTTATGATGAACAATCCAAGTCTTATACAAAAGATAATGCAGCTGTAAATCCAGTAGAAAAACCAGTAGTAGGCACGGTAAAACTATCCTCTACAGGCTTAGATAATGGTAACCAACGGATTACTAATGTAGCTGAAGGTACAGCAGATACTGATGCAGTTAACTATGGTCAGTTACTGGACGAGCTTGGTAAGGTGAAGACATCTGTTGGCGGTAATCATACAGAGCTTAAAGTTGATGGTACGTCCGCTGTTAAAGATGAGTATGTTGGTGAAGGTAGTTTAACACTTGGTTTAACTGAAGTTAATGGCAAGAAGGTATATGATCTTAAGCTTAATAATGACGTGACTATTGGTAGCCCAGGTAAAGAAGGCAAACCAGGCGAACCAGGCGAGGATGCTGAAGCAGGTAGTATTACAATTATTGGTGAAAAAGGCAAAGATGGTGCTGATGGTACACCAGGTAAGAATGCTGTTGCTGAGATTACTGTAAAAGAAGGCACACCAGGCGTTGATGGTAAAGATGGTGAAACTATCACACGTATCGTATATGAAACGGGCGAAAAAGGTGCCGATGGAAAGCCAATTGTTACCGAAGTAGCTACGCTCAATGACGGTATGAAGTTTGCTGGTGATGACTTTAAAGATGGCACTAACCGATATGTAGCTAAGAAACTTAATGAACGGCTAGATATTAAAGGTGGTGCAGCAGCAGATTCCTTAACTGATAATAACATTGGTGTAGTAGCTGATGTAGATTCTAAGGATAACAAGATTATAGGCTTACGCGTTAAACTGGCTAAGAATTTAGCTCTAAATGATGGCAGTGTAGCTTTTACAGAAACTGCAAAAGATGCTGATGGTAATGCCTTAGTAAAAGGCCGAGATGGAAACTGGTATGCTGATTTAACTGATGCTGTTTATGATGAACAATCCAAGTCGTATACAAAAGATAATGCAGCTGTAAATCCAGTAGAAAAACCAGTAGTAGGCGCGGTAAAACTATCCTCTACAGGCTTAGATAATGGTAACCAACGGATTACTAATGTAGCTGAAGGTACAGCAGATACTGATGCAGTTAACTATGGTCAGTTACTGGACGAGCTTGGTAAGGTGAAGACATCTGTTGGCGGTAATCATACAGAGCTTAAAGTTGATGGTACGTCCGCTGTTAAGGATAAGTATGTTGGTGAAGGTAGTTTAACACTTGGTTTAACTGAAGTTAATGGCAAGAAGGTATATGATCTTAAGCTTAATAATGATGTGACTATTGGTAACCCAGGTAAAGAAGGCAAACCAGGCGAACCAGGCGAGGATGCTGAAAAAGGTACTATTACAATTATTGGTGAAAAAGGCAAAGATGGTGCTGATGGTACACCAGGTAAGAATGCTGTTGCTGAGATTACTGTAAAAGAAGGCACACCAGGCGTTGATGGTAAAGATGGTGAAACTATCACGCGTATCGTATATGAAACTGGCGAAAAAGGTGCCGATGGAAAGCCAATTGTTACCGAAGTAGCTACGCTCAATGACGGTATGAAGTTTGCTGGTGATGACTTTAAAGATGGCACTAACCGATATGTAGCTAAGAAACTTAATGAACGGCTAGATATTAAAGGTGGTGCAGCAACAGATTCCTTAACTGATAATAACATTGGTGTAGTAGCTGATGTAGATTCTAAGGATAACAAGATTATAGGCTTACGCGTTAAATTAGCTAAGAATATCAATCTTCCTGATGACGGTAGTGTGCGCATTGGCGGAACTACAGATGAAAAGGGTACCCTAACTGGCGGTATTTACATTGGGAAACAAACACCGATGCCAAAAGTTGGTGATAAAGATGTACCAGATAAAGCTGTAGAAGGTCGGTATATTACTGGCTTAACAAATATTGATTGGAATCCTGAAGCTGGTATCGTTGAAAACCGTGCTGCTACAGAAAAACAATTACAAACAGCGATTAGCAACATTAGCTCACAAGTTGGCGAAGCTGGTGTTTGGAAGCTTCAAGTCAATGGTGCAGGTGAACGTTCTATTAAGAAGAACGAAATCATTAACTTTAAAGATGGCGAAAAGATTAAAGTTACACAATCCGGTAATGATATTACGATTGGTGTAGATCCTGCTTTTGTTAAAGAGGTAACAGATAATACTTCTAATATTACTACCTTGAACACTCGTGTAACTAAGGTAGAAGGTAAGGTCACAAACTTAGAAGAAAAAGTCAATAACATCACTGATAATGGCATTGTTACTAAAGTTGAAGGCGATGCTGTTACCGGCGTAAAAGTAACTCCAGTTGATGAAGCTGATGCAACTAAAGGCGTAAAAGTGAGTCTTGATGAAAAAATCACTATTGGTGGTATTGTTATTGATGGTACGAAACCAAAAGATGGGGAAATCGCTAATAGTACAATCACAGGCTTAACTAATACGAAGTGGGATGGCAAGACTTTTGAATCAGGTCGTGCTGCTACAGAAGATCAACTTCACGCTGTGGATGGCAAAATTACTAATATTATTGATAATATTACTGAAATTGCTGGTGCTACAACAATTAAAGAAGGTGATGGTAATATTATAGCGCCTAAGACTGATGGCAAGAATGAATATACTTTATCCTTGAACAAAGATCTTAAAGTAGGCAATAGTATTACTGTTGGTGATACTGTAAAAATTACTAACACAGGTATTATTAGTAATGTTGAAGCCGTTGAATTAGAAGAAAATGGCAATTATGCGGCGACAACCGGTCAAGTATTTGAAGTTCGTGAAACTTTATCTGAACAAATTAGTGGCGTAGCGAATGTAGTACAAAATAACTCACATCAAATTTCACGATTAGATACTAAGATTAATAAATCGGGTGCCGGTCTTGCAGCCTTAGCAGCGTTACATCCACTCGATTATGATCCAGATAATAAGTGGAATTTCACGGCTGGTGTTGGTACGTATCACGGTTCGAGCTCTGTTGCATTAGGTGCGTTCTATCGTCCAAACGAAAACACTATGTTTAGTGTAGGCGGTACGTTAGGCAATGGCGAAGATATGATGAACTTTGGCGTGAGCATGAAGTTTGGCGAATCGAATCCATATGCTGGTATGAGTAAAGGTCGTCTAATTGAATATGTAGAACAACAAACTACTGAAATTGATGACTTGAAAGCTCAAAATGAAAGTCAAAACGAACGTATTAAAAAGCTAGAAGAATTAGTACAGTCGTTGATGATTAGTAAATAA